In Salvelinus namaycush isolate Seneca chromosome 20, SaNama_1.0, whole genome shotgun sequence, the following proteins share a genomic window:
- the rbm12 gene encoding RNA-binding protein 12 — translation MAVVIRLQGLPIVAGTMDIRHFFSGLTIPDGGVHIVGGEHGEAFIVFATDEDARLGMMRTGGAIKGSKVSLLLSSKTEMQNMIEHSRRRFETGNVKGAAGNGSRPGPTISSGGRGSLPTTLQVFSNTTPTAVTTAASAHETISNKNVSTFATTSMGNMPPSFSNNFSSPNLTMGSTMTTAMSSLNSIPPPIPPLPTMPSLPPMPSIPPMPLPPPVSSMPPLPTVSPLTQGPPVLPMSHLSHMGSMPPFNPGIPPPGGLASGLPLGTPNHMFLGHMNPLLNLQAHMKAAIGNPDELYVHLQGLPFSGTEMDIREFFRGLAVDSIRLVRDNMGRSSGRALAKFFSPQDTFEALKRSTGMLGQRYVDISPATERQWMSVSGGGNGAGGQAHSKFNNEPQDQHRRSNMSSASPSTRDRARSRSPHNLEFCVYLKGLPYEAVNKQICEFFKNLDIVEDSIYIAYGPTGRATGEGFVEFKNEMDYKVALGCHMQYMGSRFIQVHPISKNAMFEKIGSIRQRMQGSDKKNNSESVKSPRNCAHISNIPYNVSKKDVRQFLDGISIFDESLKVLVDSGGNGLGQAIMQFRAEEDALNAERLHRQKLNGRDAFVHLVTFEQMKEIERNPPPQVKRGQKPQGNTQGPAHSHVQAQNPVQGHPFAGMTGDEFNFLRNTVGHLGNGPFTPFNVPGNGLAGPPPPPLAASLGDVALSIPPPMVAGHLPGAVLEPPGFRPGSNNGPPGFGPEGLRGMPPFDNGPRKSRGLNNNNRGGGHGQSVGCPQSAFGPGSEPLRGQSTGGPGNPRGPTIVKIQNMPFTVTVDEILDFFYGYQVLPGSVCLQFSEKGLPTGEAMVAFESHKEATSAVMDLNDRPIGARKVKITLG, via the coding sequence ATGGCTGTGGTCATCCGCTTGCAGGGTCTCCCGATAGTGGCGGGCACCATGGACATACGCCATTTCTTCTCTGGATTGACTATCCCGGATGGTGGGGTGCATATTGTAGGGGGTGAACATGGTGAGGCTTTTATTGTTTTCGCCACAGATGAAGATGCCAGGCTTGGCATGATGCGTACAGGGGGAGCAATCAAAGGTTCTAAAGTGTCACTTTTGCTGAGCAGCAAGACAGAGATGCAGAATATGATCGAACATAGCCGCAGGCGTTTTGAAACAGGCAATGTGAAGGGAGCCGCGGGAAACGGTAGCAGGCCAGGCCCCACGATAAGCTCAGGTGGGAGGGGCAGTTTACCCACCACTTTACAAGTCTTCAGCAACACCACACCAACCGCAGTCACCACAGCTGCATCTGCACATGAAACTATAAGCAACAAAAATGTGTCCACGTTTGCCACAACTAGCATGGGAAACATGCCCCCCAGTTTCAGCAACAACTTCAGCAGCCCAAATCTTACCATGGGATCCACTATGACAACAGCCATGTCTTCCCTCAACTCTATACCACCACCTATCCCCCCTTTGCCAACCATGCCATCCCTGCCACCCATGCCTTCCATACCCCCCATGCCACTTCCACCACCTGTGTCCTCTATGCCTCCTCTTCCCACTGTGTCACCTTTAACCCAAGGCCCCCCTGTCCTTCCCATGAGTCATCTGTCCCACATGGGCTCAATGCCACCATTTAACCCAGGCATCCCACCCCCTGGTGGACTGGCCTCAGGGCTGCCTCTGGGAACCCCAAACCACATGTTTCTGGGCCATATGAACCCTCTGTTAAATCTCCAGGCACACATGAAGGCAGCAATCGGTAATCCAGACGAGTTATATGTCCACCTTCAAGGCCTGCCATTCTCAGGTACAGAAATGGATATTAGGGAGTTTTTCCGTGGGTTAGCGGTGGACTCCATCCGACTGGTCAGGGACAACATGGGCCGGAGTAGCGGCAGGGCGCTGGCCAAGTTCTTTTCCCCTCAGGACACTTTTGAGGCACTCAAAAGAAGCACCGGAATGTTAGGGCAGAGGTACGTGGACATCTCTCCGGCCACAGAGAGGCAGTGGATGAGTGTCAGCGGTGGTGGCAACGGGGCTGGAGGGCAAGCCCACTCAAAATTCAATAACGAGCCCCAAGACCAGCACCGCCGCAGCAATATGAGTTCAGCGTCCCCGTCAACCAGAGACCGTGCGAGGTCTCGCTCCCCTCACAACCTGGAGTTCTGTGTTTACCTGAAAGGCCTGCCCTACGAAGCAGTAAACAAACAGATCTGTGAGTTTTTCAAAAACTTGGATAttgtggaagacagcatttacaTTGCTTATGGACCCACTGGCCGAGCTACAGGCGAGGGCTTTGTCGAGTTCAAAAATGAAATGGACTACAAAGTTGCCCTCGGCTGTCACATGCAGTATATGGGTAGCCGATTCATACAAGTTCACCCCATCAGTAAAAATGCTATGTTTGAAAAGATTGGTTCAATTCGTCAAAGGATGCAGGGTAGTGATAAGAAAAACAACTCAGAATCAGTCAAGAGCCCTAGAAACTGTGCTCACATCTCAAATATTCCATATAATGTGTCAAAGAAGGATGTCCGTCAGTTTCTAGATGGCATTTCAATATTTGACGAAAGTCTTAAAGTTCTGGTTGACAGCGGTGGTAACGGTCTAGGTCAGGCTATTATGCAGTTCAGGGCAGAGGAGGATGCACTAAATGCTGAGAGACTACACAGGCAGAAGTTAAATGGCAGAGATGCCTTTGTACATTTGGTCACCTTTGAGCAGATGAAGGAAATTGAGAGAAACCCACCACCACAGGTTAAGAGAGGCCAGAAACCCCAAGGGAACACTCAAGGCCCGGCACACAGCCATGTTCAGGCACAGAATCCAGTTCAAGGTCACCCCTTTGCCGGTATGACAGGAGATGAGTTCAACTTCCTCAGAAACACTGTAGGCCATTTAGGCAATGGTCCTTTTACGCCGTTTAATGTCCCAGGTAATGGACTAGCGggcccccctccacccccacttGCAGCAAGTCTAGGGGATGTAGCCCTTAGCATTCCCCCACCCATGGTTGCCGGTCACTTGCCTGGAGCAGTTCTGGAACCCCCGGGCTTCCGACCAGGCAGCAACAATGGCCCACCTGGCTTTGGGCCAGAGGGATTGAGGGGCATGCCACCTTTTGACAATGGCCCTAGAAAGAGCAGaggcctcaacaacaacaaccgaGGAGGTGGCCATGGGCAATCAGTAGGGTGTCCTCAGTCTGCTTTTGGCCCTGGCTCTGAACCTCTGAGAGGGCAATCAACCGGAGGCCCTGGTAACCCTCGTGGACCTACCATTGTAAAGATCCAAAACATGCCTTTCACTGTAACAGTCGATGAGATTCTAGATTTCTTCTATGGGTATCAGGTGCTGCCTGGTTCAGTCTGTCTGCAGTTCAGTGAAAAGGGCCTGCCCACTGGTGAGGCAATGGTTGCCTTTGAGTCGCACAAGGAGGCAACGTCTGCTGTCATGGATTTAAATGATAGGCCTATTGGGGCTAGGAAAGTGAAGATAACCCTAGGATAA